One stretch of Erpetoichthys calabaricus chromosome 14, fErpCal1.3, whole genome shotgun sequence DNA includes these proteins:
- the LOC114665394 gene encoding gap junction beta-3 protein-like, giving the protein MDWKTFQALLSGVNKYSTAFGRIWLSVVFVFRVMVYVVAAERVWGDEQKDFDCNTRQPGCSNVCYDFFFPISHIRLWALQLIFVTCPSLMVVMHVAYREDREKKHKKLHGENCGKLYKDTGKKHGGLWWTYLISLFVKLGIEIAFLFILHYIYNSFDLPRLVKCEVNPCPNQVDCFIGRPTEKRVFTYFMVGASALCIVLSICEIIYLITKRFVRCAQKMKKRSKAHSVTYSKASTCQCNTGMNQMELKPFNKNDNLRASAPNLSTL; this is encoded by the coding sequence ATGGACTGGAAGACTTTCCAGGCCCTCCTTAGTGGAGTGAACAAGTATTCAACAGCTTTTGGACGCATCTGGTTGTCAGTCGTATTTGTGTTCAGGGTTATGGTGTACGTTGTTGCCGCTGAACGAGTGTGGGGAGATGAACAGAAAGACTTTGATTGCAACACCCGACAACCTGGGTGCAGTAATGTTTGCTATGATTTTTTCTTTCCTATCTCCCACATCCGGTTATGGGCCCTTCAGCTTATCTTTGTCACATGTCCTTCATTGATGGTAGTCATGCATGTGGCTTACAGGGAAGACcgtgagaaaaagcacaagaaacTTCATGGTGAAAACTGTGGCAAACTCTACAAGGACACTGGAAAGAAGCATGGTGGCCTATGGTGGACCTACTTGATCAGCTTGTTTGTTAAGCTGGGCATTGAAATTGCTTTCCTCTTCATCTTACACTATATCTACAACAGCTTTGATCTGCCACGATTGGTCAAATGTGAGGTTAACCCTTGCCCCAACCAAGTTGATTGCTTTATTGGTCGTCCTACAGAGAAAAGAGTTTTCACTTACTTTATGGTGGGTGCCTCTGCATTATGCATTGTGCTAAGCATTTGTGAAATCATCTATCTGATTACAAAGAGATTCGTTCGTTGTGCCCAAAAGATGAAAAAACGATCAAAAGCGCACTCTGTGACCTACAGCAAAGCTTCTACTTGCCAGTGCAACACTGGCATGAACCAAATGGAACTGAAGCCTTTCAACAAAAACGATAATTTACGGGCTTCAGCACCCAATCTCTCTACTCTTTAG